One Azospirillum sp. B510 genomic window carries:
- the dprA gene encoding DNA-processing protein DprA translates to MTQPRHPLTDSERLDWIRLIRSENVGPITFHRLLEHYGGAGKALDALPDLARRGGRAKPLRIAAKAEAEREMEANRRFGARLLCACEPDYPEALAAIDDAPPVISAGGHAHLLRRRAVAIVGARNASLNGKKFAESLARDLGEAGLLVVSGLARGIDTAAHAGSLGSGTAAVLAGGIDVVYPPENEALYRDILAQGVIVAESAIGTQPQARHFPRRNRLISGLSLGVLVVEAAPRSGSLITARMALEQGREVMAVPGSPLDPRCHGTNNLLRQGATLVERADDVLRAIETLRAPTLAERRRDLFSAAIHPPGKAAEPDESDLARARALVLENLGHSPVTIDELVRGCQLSAPVVLTVVLELELAGRVQRLPGHQVSLA, encoded by the coding sequence ATGACGCAACCAAGACACCCTTTGACCGACTCCGAGCGGCTTGACTGGATCCGGCTGATCCGCAGCGAGAATGTCGGCCCCATCACCTTCCACCGCCTGCTGGAACACTATGGCGGCGCCGGCAAGGCGCTGGATGCCCTGCCCGACCTGGCGCGGCGGGGCGGCCGGGCCAAGCCGCTGCGAATCGCCGCCAAGGCCGAGGCGGAACGGGAGATGGAGGCCAACCGGCGCTTCGGCGCCCGGCTGCTGTGCGCCTGCGAGCCAGACTATCCGGAAGCCCTGGCGGCGATCGACGACGCGCCGCCGGTGATCTCGGCCGGCGGACACGCCCATCTCTTGCGGCGGCGCGCGGTCGCCATCGTCGGCGCGCGCAACGCCTCGCTGAACGGCAAGAAATTCGCCGAATCGCTGGCGCGCGATCTTGGGGAGGCCGGGCTGCTGGTGGTGTCCGGCCTTGCCCGCGGCATCGACACCGCCGCCCATGCCGGATCGCTCGGCAGCGGCACCGCCGCGGTGCTGGCCGGCGGCATCGACGTGGTCTATCCGCCGGAGAACGAGGCCCTGTACCGCGACATCCTGGCGCAGGGCGTGATCGTGGCGGAGAGCGCCATCGGCACCCAGCCGCAGGCCCGCCATTTCCCCCGCCGCAACCGCCTGATCTCCGGCCTGTCGCTGGGCGTGCTGGTGGTCGAGGCGGCACCGCGTTCCGGCTCGCTGATCACCGCGCGGATGGCGCTGGAACAGGGGCGGGAGGTGATGGCGGTGCCGGGCTCCCCGCTCGACCCGCGTTGCCACGGCACCAACAACCTGCTGCGCCAGGGCGCCACGCTGGTGGAACGGGCCGACGACGTGCTGCGCGCCATCGAGACCCTGCGCGCGCCGACGCTGGCGGAACGGCGGCGCGACCTGTTCAGCGCAGCGATCCACCCCCCCGGCAAGGCGGCCGAACCGGACGAATCCGACCTCGCAAGGGCGCGCGCCCTGGTGCTGGAAAACCTCGGCCACTCGCCCGTCACCATTGACGAACTCGTCCGCGGGTGCCAATTGTCCGCTCCGGTGGTGCTGACCGTGGTTCTGGAACTCGAGCTTGCCGGCCGAGTCCAGCGTCTTCCCGGTCATCAGGTCTCTCTCGCCTGA
- the topA gene encoding type I DNA topoisomerase — protein sequence MPGSNVVIVESPAKAKTINKYLGDDYTVIASFGHVRDLPARDGSVRPDEDFAMEWELGDRSKRHIDEIAKAVKSADRIYLATDPDREGEAIAWHLSELLREKHLSDNRDVQRVTFNEITKSAVQTAMANPRAVSQELVDAYLARRALDYLVGFTLSPVLWRKLPGSKSAGRVQSVALRLICERESEIEVFKPQEYWSIAVGFTTPSGSAFTASLTQLDGKRLDKFGLPNREAAEAAVAKILPRSFAVSSVERKQSRRNPSPPFTTSTLQQEASRKLGFGATRTMRTAQKLYEGVDIGGETVGLITYMRTDGVSLSQEAIDGARGLIGSHYGERYVPDQPRVYKTAAKNAQEAHEAIRPTDLHRRPETVAAYLEQDELRLYELIWKRTLASQMESAVLDQVAVDIASPSDNGAKAVVLRATGSIVVFDGFLKVYQEDRDDAAEDEQQERRLPAMDQGDALARGDIAQDQHFTQPPPRYSEASLVKKLEELGIGRPSTYASILQVLQDRNYVRLDKRRFIPEDRGRLVTAFLENFFHRYVEYNFTAELENQLDEISDGKIDWKTVLRDFWTAFDVAVNGTKDLTITQVLTTLDNELGAHFFPAATEGGHDPRVCPVCREGRLGLKLGKMGAFIGCSRYPDCRYTRPLAVANDENGEAQEGPRELGNDPETGLPVTVRRGPFGAYIQLGPAPAAATPPEEPAAEEPAADGKKPKAKKKKKDEAPKPKRVSLPKGMAAADVDLDTALRLLALPRAIGNHPETGEEISAGIGRFGPYLKHGSVYKSLTADDDVLTIGINRAVDLLAGAAKKASAPAKTLGDHPKTGKPITMGSGRFGPYVKHASVYASIPKGTEPDSVTLEQALELIEAKVAKDAAKKGKAPKDAEPAKAEGAEAEKPAKAKVPAKKPAAKKATKAKAAKDAPAETAAPKKKTVKAS from the coding sequence TTGCCGGGCAGCAACGTCGTCATCGTCGAATCGCCGGCCAAGGCGAAGACCATCAACAAATATCTGGGCGACGACTATACCGTCATCGCCAGCTTCGGCCATGTCCGCGACCTGCCGGCGCGCGACGGCTCGGTGCGCCCGGATGAGGATTTCGCGATGGAGTGGGAGCTGGGCGACCGCTCCAAACGCCACATCGACGAGATCGCCAAGGCGGTGAAGTCGGCCGACCGCATCTATCTCGCAACCGATCCGGATCGCGAGGGAGAGGCCATCGCCTGGCACCTGTCCGAACTCCTTCGCGAAAAGCATCTGTCCGACAACCGCGACGTCCAGCGCGTCACCTTCAACGAGATCACCAAGTCGGCCGTCCAGACCGCCATGGCCAACCCGCGCGCCGTGTCGCAGGAATTGGTCGACGCCTATCTGGCGCGCCGGGCGCTCGACTATCTGGTCGGCTTCACCCTGTCGCCGGTGCTGTGGCGCAAGCTGCCCGGTTCCAAGTCGGCCGGCCGCGTGCAGTCGGTGGCGCTGCGCCTGATCTGCGAACGCGAGTCGGAGATCGAGGTCTTCAAGCCGCAGGAATACTGGTCGATCGCGGTCGGCTTCACCACGCCGTCGGGCTCCGCCTTCACCGCGTCGCTGACCCAGCTGGACGGCAAGCGCCTCGACAAGTTCGGCCTGCCCAACCGCGAGGCCGCCGAGGCCGCGGTGGCGAAGATCCTGCCACGGAGCTTCGCAGTCTCGTCGGTCGAGCGCAAGCAGAGCCGGCGCAATCCGTCGCCGCCCTTCACCACCTCCACCCTTCAACAGGAGGCCTCGCGCAAGCTGGGCTTCGGCGCGACCCGCACCATGCGCACGGCGCAGAAGCTGTATGAGGGCGTTGATATCGGCGGCGAGACGGTCGGCCTGATCACCTACATGCGAACCGACGGCGTCAGCCTGTCGCAGGAGGCCATCGACGGCGCCCGCGGCCTGATCGGCTCGCATTACGGCGAGCGCTATGTCCCGGACCAGCCACGCGTCTACAAGACCGCCGCCAAGAACGCCCAGGAGGCGCACGAGGCCATCCGGCCGACCGACCTGCACCGCCGGCCCGAAACGGTCGCCGCCTATCTGGAGCAGGACGAGCTGCGGCTCTATGAGCTGATCTGGAAGCGCACGCTGGCCAGCCAGATGGAAAGCGCCGTTCTGGATCAGGTGGCGGTGGACATCGCCAGCCCCTCCGACAACGGGGCCAAGGCGGTGGTCCTGCGCGCCACCGGCTCCATCGTCGTGTTCGACGGCTTCCTGAAGGTCTATCAGGAGGACCGCGACGACGCGGCCGAGGACGAGCAGCAGGAACGCCGCCTGCCGGCGATGGACCAGGGCGACGCTCTCGCCCGCGGCGACATCGCCCAGGACCAGCATTTCACCCAGCCGCCGCCGCGCTATTCCGAAGCCAGCCTCGTCAAGAAGCTGGAGGAGCTGGGCATCGGCCGCCCCTCCACCTATGCCTCGATCCTTCAGGTCCTGCAGGACCGCAACTATGTCCGGCTCGACAAGCGGCGCTTCATCCCGGAGGATCGCGGCCGGCTGGTCACCGCCTTCCTGGAGAATTTCTTCCACCGCTATGTGGAGTACAACTTCACGGCGGAGCTGGAAAACCAGCTGGACGAAATCTCCGATGGCAAGATCGATTGGAAGACCGTCCTGCGCGACTTCTGGACCGCCTTCGACGTGGCGGTGAACGGCACCAAGGACCTGACGATCACCCAGGTGCTGACCACGCTCGACAACGAACTGGGCGCGCATTTCTTCCCCGCCGCCACCGAGGGCGGCCATGACCCGCGCGTCTGCCCGGTCTGCCGCGAGGGCCGGCTGGGGCTGAAGCTCGGCAAGATGGGCGCCTTCATCGGCTGCTCGCGCTATCCCGACTGCCGCTACACCCGGCCGCTGGCCGTCGCCAACGACGAGAATGGCGAGGCGCAGGAAGGCCCGCGCGAACTGGGCAACGATCCGGAGACCGGCCTGCCGGTGACGGTGCGCCGCGGCCCGTTCGGCGCCTACATCCAGCTCGGCCCGGCGCCGGCCGCCGCCACCCCGCCGGAGGAGCCGGCGGCGGAAGAGCCGGCGGCCGACGGCAAGAAGCCGAAGGCGAAGAAAAAGAAGAAGGACGAGGCGCCGAAGCCCAAGCGGGTGTCGCTGCCCAAGGGCATGGCCGCCGCCGATGTCGACCTCGACACCGCGCTGAGGCTGTTGGCGCTGCCGCGCGCCATCGGCAACCATCCGGAGACCGGCGAGGAGATCAGCGCCGGCATCGGCCGCTTCGGTCCCTATCTGAAGCATGGCAGCGTCTACAAGTCGCTGACGGCGGACGACGACGTGCTGACGATCGGCATCAACCGCGCCGTCGATCTGCTGGCCGGCGCGGCGAAGAAGGCGTCGGCCCCGGCCAAGACGCTGGGCGACCACCCCAAGACCGGCAAGCCGATCACCATGGGCTCCGGCCGCTTCGGCCCCTATGTGAAGCATGCCAGCGTCTATGCCTCGATCCCCAAGGGGACCGAGCCGGACAGCGTCACGCTGGAGCAGGCGCTGGAGCTGATCGAGGCCAAGGTCGCCAAGGACGCCGCCAAGAAGGGCAAGGCCCCGAAGGACGCCGAGCCGGCCAAGGCCGAGGGCGCCGAGGCGGAGAAGCCCGCCAAGGCGAAGGTTCCCGCGAAAAAACCCGCCGCCAAGAAGGCGACCAAGGCGAAGGCCGCCAAGGACGCTCCCGCCGAAACCGCCGCCCCGAAGAAGAAGACCGTCAAGGCGTCGTAA
- a CDS encoding enoyl-CoA hydratase — protein MSAAVSTHDPHATPDVPLVLRQDCNGVATLTLNRPKARNALSVGLMAALQDALDAIDEDGTVRAVVLAGAGGAFCAGHDLKEMRAAPSRALYEALFTQCSRLMLTISRIRQPVIAKVRGVATAAGCQLVASCDLAYCAEDARFATPGVNIGLFCSTPMVALTRAVGRKAAMEMLLLGDLIDAEDAERIGLVNRAVPADQLDEVVDGIAAKIASKSPLTLATGKEAFYRQIELDAEGAYAYAARVMTENMMAEDAAEGIDAFLGKRTPVWCGR, from the coding sequence ATGAGCGCCGCGGTTTCCACACATGACCCCCATGCCACGCCGGATGTCCCGCTGGTCTTGCGCCAGGACTGCAATGGGGTCGCCACGCTGACGCTGAACCGGCCGAAGGCGCGCAACGCGCTGTCGGTCGGGCTGATGGCGGCGTTGCAGGACGCGCTCGACGCCATCGACGAGGACGGCACCGTGCGTGCCGTGGTGCTGGCCGGGGCCGGCGGCGCCTTCTGCGCCGGGCATGACCTGAAGGAGATGCGCGCCGCTCCCTCGCGCGCGCTGTACGAGGCGCTGTTCACCCAATGCTCGCGCCTGATGCTGACGATCAGCCGCATCCGCCAGCCGGTGATCGCCAAGGTGCGCGGCGTGGCGACGGCGGCCGGCTGCCAGCTGGTGGCGAGCTGCGACCTCGCCTATTGCGCGGAGGACGCGCGCTTCGCCACGCCGGGCGTGAACATCGGACTGTTCTGTTCGACGCCGATGGTGGCGCTGACCCGCGCGGTCGGGCGCAAGGCGGCGATGGAGATGCTGCTGCTCGGCGACCTGATCGATGCGGAGGACGCCGAGCGCATCGGCCTCGTCAACCGCGCGGTGCCGGCCGACCAGCTGGACGAGGTGGTCGATGGCATCGCCGCCAAGATCGCGTCCAAGTCGCCGCTGACGCTCGCCACCGGCAAGGAGGCCTTCTACCGCCAGATCGAGCTGGATGCCGAGGGCGCCTATGCCTACGCCGCCAGGGTGATGACCGAGAACATGATGGCCGAGGACGCCGCCGAGGGCATCGACGCCTTCCTGGGCAAGCGCACGCCGGTGTGGTGCGGCCGATGA
- a CDS encoding CoA-binding protein, producing the protein MSEARTAEITDPAAYTDAFLRGVLESVKSIAVVGASADPVKASFFVMKYLRDKGYRVIPINPKLAGRTILGLPVYASLKDLPEPPDMVDVFRNATAAAGVTDEAIAAGAKVVWMQLGVRNDEAAARAQAAGLTVVMDRCPKMEFQRLYGEIGRIGVNSNLLVTRRRAPTKSFKKLI; encoded by the coding sequence ATGAGCGAGGCCCGAACCGCCGAAATCACGGATCCGGCCGCCTACACCGACGCCTTCCTGCGCGGCGTTCTGGAAAGCGTGAAGAGCATCGCCGTGGTGGGCGCCAGCGCCGATCCGGTGAAGGCCAGCTTCTTCGTGATGAAGTATCTGCGCGACAAGGGCTATCGGGTCATCCCGATCAACCCGAAGCTGGCGGGGCGGACCATCCTCGGCCTGCCGGTCTACGCCAGCCTGAAGGATTTGCCGGAGCCGCCGGACATGGTCGATGTCTTCCGCAACGCCACCGCCGCCGCCGGGGTGACGGACGAGGCCATCGCGGCGGGCGCCAAGGTGGTGTGGATGCAGCTCGGCGTCCGCAACGACGAGGCGGCGGCGCGGGCGCAGGCCGCCGGGCTGACCGTGGTGATGGACCGCTGTCCAAAGATGGAGTTCCAGCGCCTCTATGGCGAGATCGGCCGGATCGGCGTCAATTCCAACCTTCTGGTGACGCGCCGCCGGGCGCCGACGAAATCGTTCAAGAAACTGATCTGA